ACAGATCCTGTATGGCCTGTGAAACCAATGGATTTGTGAGAACATTGGCGATAAATTTCCCAGAACCATCAGGTTCATCTCCCGCAGAAAACCCACCCGAGAGCATCAGAATCTGTGAGGAATTAATTCCCTTGACCATCTGCTCCAGACTCACCAGCACATCTGAACGGCTTCTGTTACAGAATACGGAGCTCAATGTGGTGGCGCCGGCATTCTGGAAAGAACGTTCCGTGTCGTACTCACAGTTGGTTCCAGGGAATACAGGGATAAAGACCCGGGGAGCCAGGGATAGAGGGGGCTTTTTCCATTCAGACCTTCTCTTGTACAAAGGCAGAGTACAGTCATTCGAGTCAGTGATATCCGGATCGTCTGTGAAGATCATATTCAGCGGCTTTTCCCAGATGAGTAATGCCTCTTCCAGGGATACTGAAAAATCCTGGAATCGAAGCTCATCTTCGGGGATTGTCTGACCCAGGACGATTAGCTGAGGATGAAGAACGGCGAGATCTGGATCCTCAGATTCGAAAAGGATATCCCCTTTCCCTTTGTCAAAAAGAAAGACCCTCTCATCTGACATCTCAAATCCGATGCCGTTTCCTACAGCCATCCTGAAAATCTGAGCGGCAATTCCGCCTTCTTTCACTGTCGAGGCTGATTTTATCTTTCCCATTCGATTCAAATCTTCGATCAGATCGAATCCTGATTTCAATTTCTCCCAGACAGGAAGATGATACTCATCCTGGACAAGGGGGAGTAAATAAACGGTATGACCGGCTTTTTTGAATTCTGAAGAGACAATGGTATCAATTTTTGATGTTGTCACAGCAAAAGAAATCAGGGTGGGAGGGACATGTATGTCATGGAAAGTACCGGACATACTGTCTTTACCGCCGATGGCGGGAATATCCAACTCTTCCTGAGCAGAAAGTGCTCCCAATAATGCCGAAAAAGGAAGTCCCCAGTTTTCAGGATCTTTTCCCAGCCGTTTGAAATATTCCTGAAAACTCAATCGGGCTTTGCGCCAATGCCCCCCTGAAACAACCAGTCGCGCCAGAGAGGACACCACAGCATAGATACTGCCGTGATAGGGGCTCCACCTGGAGAGTCCCGGATCAAAACCGTATGCCATAAGGCTGCAGGTCGTTGTTCTGCCCTTCTGTACGGGTAATTTGTGAATCGAGGATTCCGACTCGCTCAGTTGGTATTTTCCACCGTAGGGCATCTGAACCGTTGATGCACCGATGGAGGCATCAAACATCTCGACCAAGCCTTTTTGGGAACAGACATTCAAGCTGGAGAGGGACTGTTTGAATGATTCCTTATCTATTGTTTTCATCACTGTAAAAGGATTCTCGTCCCAGTTGATCATCCCGATGGAGACATCCGTGGTCTGCCTGACACCGTTTGTATCCAGAAACCCCCGGTCCAGATCAACAATGCTCTGACCTCTCCATTTCAGAATCAGGCGATTGTTCCCGGTTACATCTGCGACATAACTGGCATCCAGATTTTCATCAGCGGCAAATTGAATCATCCGGTCCTTGTCGGCGGGATTGACAACAACGGCCATTCTTTCCTGGGATTCAGAGATGGCCAGTTCGGTCCCGCTCAGCCCCTTGTATTTTGTGGGAATCCTGTCCAGGTCGATGCATAACCCCGGGCTGAGCTCTCCAATAGCGACTGATACCCCGCCGGCTCCAAAGTCATTGCATTTTTTGATGAGACCGGTGACATCGGGATTCCTGAAAAGCCTCTGAATCTTACGTTCCTCCGGAGCATTTCCTTTCTGTACTTCTGCACTGCAGCTTTGAAGGGACTCACTGCTGTGCTCTTTAGAAGACCCCGTGGCTCCTCCGCATCCGTCCCGTCCTGTCTTACCACCGATCAGGATGATAACATCACCGGGGACAGGTGTTTCTCTACGGACCATGAACTCAGGCACGGCTCCTACAACGGCGCCTACTTCCATTCTCTTTGCTTTGTAACCGGGGTCATAGATCTCACGGACAAAGCTAGTTGCCAGACCGATCTGATTCCCATAGGAACTAGAACCCCGGGCTGCGGTTCTGGTGATGTATTTCTGGGGAAGTTTACCGGGGATTGTGTTCTCCATTTTTTCTGTTGGATCAGAGGCTCCTGTGATCCTCATGGCCTGATACACATAGGACCGACCCGAAAGAGGGTCTCTGATGGCTCCGCCAATACAGGTGGAGGCTCCCCCGAAGGGTTCAATTTCAGTAGGATGATTATGGGTCTCATTCTTAAACATCAGGAGCCAGGGTTCGTCTTTTCCGTCAACATCCACCTGGATTCTAACACTGCAGGCATTTATCTCCTCAGAGACATCCAGGTCATCCAGAAGGCCTTCTTTTATTTGTCTTTTCCCAGAGATGGTGGCCATATCCATGAGAGTCAGTGGTCTGTCATTACGCCCGCAGAGACTGCGGATACTGATATAATGATCCAGAGTCTTTTGTAGAACTATCTGGAATCTGTCTTCGGGTAGAATGATTTTCTTGATTTCAGTTTCAAAGGTGGTGTGACGGCAGTGATCCGACCAATAGGTATCGAGGACCCGGATCTCGGTCTCTGTGGGAGACCGTTTTTCAGTCTCTGAAAAATAGTTCTGACAGTACAATACATCTTCTGCCGACATCGCCAGTCCCATAGAACGGCGAATCCCTTCTGGGGCGGCTGTATTAAAATCCTGGAGAACTGGAACATCAGAGGCCAGGGAACCAAGGTCAAAGAGTGAATGTCCCTTGAGATCTTTTTCTCTGGCTTCCACCGGATTGATGCAGTATTTCTTGATGTGTAGAAGATCATCATCCTTGAGCGTCCCTTCAATGACGATGAGGCGACTGGTTCTGACAACACCCGTCCAGTCGGGATATACTAGATGAATACATTGAGCCGCAGAATCTGCCCGCTGGTCAAATTGACCCGGAAGATATTCTATGCCAAAGGAATGCCCATCCCCGGGTAATTCATCAAGGATGATATCCGATGGAATTTCAGAAAATACCGAAATGCTGATCCTGGCTAGACGGGGGGCATCAAGCTCTGTTAATTCGTATATGTTGATGATCCTGATTCTTGAGATACTCCGGATTCCAAGAGTTTCAACAAGATCTGATTTCAGAGCTTCTGCTTCATTGTCACGGCCGCTTTTTTTTTCTACAAAAACACGGGAAAAATCACTCATACTGTGATGCATTCCTTTTGAAGCCGAAAGCATGTCTTCCGGTTTCACTGAATAAATTTCCGTACTGAATAAAGCTTATCCAAATCTAAAAACAAACAGTGTCTTAACACTCTTTTAGAGTAGAATACAAGAGGAATCCATTGACTTATAGTTGATCCTTTACGGGGATCAGTAGAAACTCTCGAAACCATATTATTCGGAATAT
The genomic region above belongs to Oceanispirochaeta sp. and contains:
- a CDS encoding phosphoribosylformylglycinamidine synthase, which translates into the protein MKPEDMLSASKGMHHSMSDFSRVFVEKKSGRDNEAEALKSDLVETLGIRSISRIRIINIYELTELDAPRLARISISVFSEIPSDIILDELPGDGHSFGIEYLPGQFDQRADSAAQCIHLVYPDWTGVVRTSRLIVIEGTLKDDDLLHIKKYCINPVEAREKDLKGHSLFDLGSLASDVPVLQDFNTAAPEGIRRSMGLAMSAEDVLYCQNYFSETEKRSPTETEIRVLDTYWSDHCRHTTFETEIKKIILPEDRFQIVLQKTLDHYISIRSLCGRNDRPLTLMDMATISGKRQIKEGLLDDLDVSEEINACSVRIQVDVDGKDEPWLLMFKNETHNHPTEIEPFGGASTCIGGAIRDPLSGRSYVYQAMRITGASDPTEKMENTIPGKLPQKYITRTAARGSSSYGNQIGLATSFVREIYDPGYKAKRMEVGAVVGAVPEFMVRRETPVPGDVIILIGGKTGRDGCGGATGSSKEHSSESLQSCSAEVQKGNAPEERKIQRLFRNPDVTGLIKKCNDFGAGGVSVAIGELSPGLCIDLDRIPTKYKGLSGTELAISESQERMAVVVNPADKDRMIQFAADENLDASYVADVTGNNRLILKWRGQSIVDLDRGFLDTNGVRQTTDVSIGMINWDENPFTVMKTIDKESFKQSLSSLNVCSQKGLVEMFDASIGASTVQMPYGGKYQLSESESSIHKLPVQKGRTTTCSLMAYGFDPGLSRWSPYHGSIYAVVSSLARLVVSGGHWRKARLSFQEYFKRLGKDPENWGLPFSALLGALSAQEELDIPAIGGKDSMSGTFHDIHVPPTLISFAVTTSKIDTIVSSEFKKAGHTVYLLPLVQDEYHLPVWEKLKSGFDLIEDLNRMGKIKSASTVKEGGIAAQIFRMAVGNGIGFEMSDERVFLFDKGKGDILFESEDPDLAVLHPQLIVLGQTIPEDELRFQDFSVSLEEALLIWEKPLNMIFTDDPDITDSNDCTLPLYKRRSEWKKPPLSLAPRVFIPVFPGTNCEYDTERSFQNAGATTLSSVFCNRSRSDVLVSLEQMVKGINSSQILMLSGGFSAGDEPDGSGKFIANVLTNPLVSQAIQDLLDRDGLILGICNGFQALIKSGLLPYGEVRTLNSDSPTLARNMNNRHISRMVTTRVVSELSPWLQNMEAGDLHQIAISHGEGRFSTSPSVLADLQKKGQIAFQYCDDQGLSSLNPRYNPNGSDLAIEGISSLCGKILGKMGHTERFSGDNFMNIPGEKNQPLFESAVRYFK